The following proteins are encoded in a genomic region of Debaryomyces hansenii CBS767 chromosome G complete sequence:
- a CDS encoding DEHA2G15708p (similar to CA3122|IPF5356 Candida albicans), translated as MKLSSILYVSVLAHLVMSKNVIDLDSFKESLHEEDHDKRDGKNVIDLEQFEASTQQEQNEKREAKNVYNLQSLKEDHIGENEKREAKNVYNLQSLKEGLDDENDKREGNVNKPEVSEEGSNKGDKRSMQNVIDIQEQDTHQNLLQSILPQLQSITIFTGYIRDDPELAMKTADSKQSMIIIAPSDDSISSKLNNLKPWEFPNELTGNSDDDRIVSENLKNFLNGHVIVDFKDKFVTSNDEIIANLVNGKQVKIKQEGSDKFKISTGDKWIKVETVKQVDNGYIFVINDVLVKP; from the coding sequence atgaaattatcaagtATATTATACGTATCCGTACTAGCCCATTTAGTTATGAGTAAGAATgttattgatttagatCTGTTCAAAGAATCTTTACATGAGGAGGACCATGATAAAAGGGATGGGAAAAATGTTATCGACTTGGAGCAATTTGAAGCAAGCACACAACAAGAGCAAAATGAGAAACGAGAAGCTAAAAACGTTTATAACTTGCAATCTTTGAAAGAAGACCATATTGGTGAGAATGAGAAAAGAGAAGCTAAAAACGTTTATAACTTGCAATCTTTGAAAGAAGGGCTTGATGATGAGAATGATAAGAGAGAAGGTAATGTTAATAAGCCGGAAGTTCTGGAGGAAGGATCCAATAAAGGTGACAAAAGGTCAATGCAAAATGtaattgatattcaagaaCAAGATACACATCAAAATTTGCTTCAATCTATTTTACCCCAATTGCAATCTATAACGATATTCACTGGATATATAAGGGATGATCCAGAATTAGCAATGAAGACTGCAGATTCTAAGCAGTCCATGATTATAATTGCGCCTTCTGACGATTCAATCAGTAgtaaattgaacaatttgaaaCCTTGGGAATTTCCAAATGAGTTGACAGGGAATTCCGATGATGATAGGATAGTGagtgaaaatttgaagaattttttgaatggCCATGTCATTGTTGATTTCAAAGATAAGTTTGTTACTAgcaatgatgaaattattgcaaattTAGTCAACGGTAAACAGGTAAAAATTAAACAGGAAGGATCTGACAAGTTTAAAATTTCGACAGGAGATAAATGGATCAAGGTTGAGACTGTCAAACAAGTTGATAATGGGtatatttttgtaattAATGATGTTTTAGTGAAaccataa
- a CDS encoding DEHA2G15730p (highly similar to CA3121|CaGGA1 Candida albicans), giving the protein MSSSSSSGSYSLSKISPKLLRRISIDRACRPSLNEPNLALNLEICDYVNAKQGSTPREAAIAVAKLISQRDSQTSELAISLLDNLVKNCGYPFQLQISRKEFLNELVKRFPERPPLRYTRVHRLILSQLEEWYQTICKTSKYKEDFGYIRDMHRLLSNKGYIFPEVKVEDAAVLNPSDNLKSLEELQKEESIVHSAKLQELIRRGRPQDLQEANKLMKIMAGFKDDNIEENKKQVTDDIARLKRKVEILGEMLHNIEASGAKIDDSNEAVIELYSSVKSSQPIITKIVEEHDDDNKVNELLALNDDVNQLVQKFQLLKSGDINEASKIQVQSGSSNNDTLNLIDFDDDAPISNDKSGRDDQGYNDLLSDLSNLQFTNTDNNTNVNLFGAGGSIALGGNPQTSIQQPLPTSGNSSNFDILSGLNSPSPQLQSNTTTSTNNQLDPFGLNFPSSTPSHVQNQTNFQSTNLINQSSALKIETGIFNSSTSTNLSGKLLFSNLQSTALTNFKFMLAVPKSCKLNLKPQSSDVIHGNNKQSVTQEFSIENNMNKQLRVKWKAEYNIGNEHREETGVSLLNN; this is encoded by the exons ATGTCATCGAGTTCTTCTTCTGGGTCTTACTCCCTTTCAAAGATTAGCCCAAAATTATTACGAAGAATTt CGATAGATCGTGCTTGCAGGCCATCTCTTAATGAGCCAAACTTAGCATTGAATTTGGAGATTTGTGATTACGTGAACGCTAAACAAGGATCTACCCCTCGTGAAGCAGCCATAGCAGTGGCGAAACTTATCAGTCAAAGAGACTCCCAAACTTCTGAGTTAGccatttcattattagataatttagtgaaaaattgcGGGTATCCCTTCCAATTACAGATTTCCCGtaaagaatttttaaatgaattggTCAAAAGGTTTCCTGAAAGACCACCTTTACGTTATACCAGAGTGCACCGCTTGATTTTATCGCAGCTTGAAGAATGGTATCAGACGATATGTAAAACGTCTAAGTACAAGGAAGACTTCGGGTATATTAGAGATATGCATAGATTGTTGTCAAACAAGGGCTATATCTTCCCTGAAGTCAAAGTAGAAGATGCGGCAGTATTAAATCCTTCtgataatttaaaatctttagaagaattacaaaaagaagaatctATCGTCCATAGTGCCAAATTGCAAGAGTTAATTAGAAGAGGCAGACCTCAAGATTTACAAGAAGCcaacaaattaatgaaaatcaTGGCTGGATTTAAGGATGATAAcattgaagaaaacaaaaaacAAGTCACCGATGATATCGCTAgattaaaaagaaaagtCGAAATTTTAGGTGAAATGTTACATAATATCGAAGCTTCTGGCGCTAAGATAgatgattcaaatgaagctgtaattgaattatattcttcagTCAAAAGCTCTCAACCTATTATAACAAAAATCGTTGAAGAGCACGATGACGATAACAAGGTTAACGAATTGTTGGCATTAAATGATGATGTTAATCAGTTGGTTCAGAAGttccaattattaaaaagtGGTGACATCAACGAAGCATCtaaaattcaagttcaaaGTGGTAGCAGTAATAATGATACCTTAAacttaattgattttgatgatgatgctCCAATAAGCAATGATAAATCCGGTCGTGATGATCAAGgttataatgatttattaagcgatttatcaaatttgcAATTTACCAATACAGATAACAATACTAATGTGAACTTATTTGGAGCTGGTGGTTCAATTGCTCTTGGTGGTAATCCACAGACTTCTATTCAACAACCATTACCAACCAGCGGTAATCTGAGTAATTTCGATATTTTGTCAGGATTAAATTCTCCTTCACCTCAACTTCAATCAAATACGACAACCTCAACGAACAATCAGTTAGATCCTTTTGGATTAAACTTTCCATCATCTACACCAAGCCACGTTCAGAACCAAACCAACTTCCAGTCTACTAATTTAATCAACCAGTCGTCGGCATTAAAGATTGAAACTGgtatatttaattcttcaacaagtACCAACTTATCAGGAAAATTATTGTTCAGTAACTTACAATCCACTGCTTTAACTAATTTCAAGTTTATGCTCGCTGTTCCAAAGAGTTGTAAATTAAACTTGAAGCCCCAGTCAAGCGACGTCATTCATGGGAATAACAAGCAGAGCGTAACACAAGAATTCTCGATTGAAAACAACATGAATAAACAATTAAGAGTTAAATGGAAGGCTGAATACAATATCGGTAACGAGCATAGAGAGGAAACCGGTGTTAGTCTCTTGAATAATTAG
- a CDS encoding DEHA2G15752p (similar to CA3120|IPF5358 Candida albicans), which yields MKYMISPYISIQQKNEMADQDEDPLVLKNLAVNFDYLMYKINDHISNLSEKTFDAVNAKQDFVNGEYLQKQLDLEKEINEIDLILSKCNELELDFMKLDQLYSFVEDFKSRLNSLEDGFKEISK from the coding sequence atgaaatatatgatTTCACCTTATATCAGTATACaacaaaaaaatgaaatggCTGATCAAGATGAAGACCCATTAGTACTCAAGAACTTGGCCgttaattttgattatttgatgtATAAGATTAATGATCATATATCTAATTTGTCGGAGAAAACATTTGATGCAGTTAATGCTAAACAAGATTTTGTTAATGGAGAATACCTACAAAAACAACTAGATCTAGAGAAGgaaatcaatgaaattgatcTTATATTAAGCAAGTGTAATGAATTAGAACTAGATTTCATGAAATTAGATCAATTATATCTGTTTGTTGAAGACTTCAAATCAAGATTAAACTCACTTGAGGACGgattcaaagaaataagTAAATAG
- a CDS encoding DEHA2G15774p (similar to CA3119|IPF5360.3 Candida albicans), whose translation MSNLVYQYFLKKTELDHIVNVGGPEEDPYFEEIPEDDLHFYQRKGAKRKRRLPEFIPKHDLLILESIKKNAYRLDLQLSFCGFRLGWAGIIGLIPWIGDIIAAWFAYRLVSKASDIEGGLPPSVRSKMMANVAFDFGIGLIPIVGDFINIMYKCNSRNFINLEKYLVKKYSKHAPVPVTATNPAKSKELRGNNYDAGNGLRENNPNAGKRIQDDTHELV comes from the exons atgTCTAACTTggtttatcaatattttttgaaaaaa ACCGAACTTGATCATATTGTGAATGTAGGGGGACCAGAAGAAGACCCGTATTTTGAAGAGATTCCAGAGGATGATTTACATTTTTACCAACGTAAGGGTGCtaaaagaaagagaaggtTGCCTGAATTCATCCCAAAGCACGATTTGCTAATCTTGGAAtctattaaaaaaaatgcaTATAGATTAGACTTGCAACTAAGCTTCTGTGGATTTAGACTCGGATGGGCTGGAATAATTGGATTAATTCCATGGATAGGTGATATTATTGCTGCTTGGTTTGCCTATAGATTAGTATCGAAAGCATCAGATATTGAGGGAGGATTACCTCCATCGGTACGCCTGAAAATGATGGCAAACGTTGCGTTTGATTTTGGTATTGGATTAATTCCAATTGTTGGtgatttcatcaatatcatgtACAAATGTAATTCtagaaattttatcaatttagagaaatatttggtgaAGAAATATTCCAAACATGCACCTGTGCCAGTAACTGCAACGAATCCCGCTAAGCTGAAAGAGCTACGTGGGAATAATTATGATGCTGGTAATGGGTTACGTGAAAATAATCCGAATGCTGGCAAGAGAATCCAAGATGATACACATGAACTTGTGTGA
- a CDS encoding DEHA2G15796p (similar to uniprot|O13525 Saccharomyces cerevisiae YDR204w COQ4 ubiquinone biosynthesis protein): protein MHILQACKGMEHRSISSLIVNQKRQFLLTATATLVGSMIMNENNRLANKMEKGQLHYKDANAIFNKALEAQESKYFSRSKSNYPGHVPLFTFEKLLMIAGSSLGAYLHPERNEFIVALGESTAITPVLTKLQTQMLSDPVGRQILRERPRITSTSLDLDKLRELPDNTIGKTYVNWLDREGVSPDTRVPVKYIDDEELAYIYQRYRECHDFYHSITGLPIIIEGEIAVKILEFMNIGIPMSGLGALFAPLRLKPSQKERLYNIYYPWGFKSGLNSKPLINVYWENILEEDINEFRHKMGIEQPPDLRNLRKKYFEELKKKKKV, encoded by the coding sequence ATGCATATATTGCAAGCATGTAAAGGGATGGAGCATCGCTCTATTTCATCGCTTATTGTAAACCAAAAAAGACAATTTTTACTTACAGCAACAGCTACTCTAGTGGGGtcaatgataatgaacGAAAATAATCGTTTAGCAAATAAGATGGAGAAGGGACAATTACATTACAAAGATGCCAATGCCATATTTAACAAGGCATTAGAAGCTCAGGAAAGTAAATACTTTTCAAGAAGTAAACTGAATTATCCCGGGCATGTACCATTATTTACCttcgaaaaattattgatgattGCTGGCTCCTCGCTTGGTGCATATTTACATCCtgaaagaaatgaatttatAGTCGCTCTAGGTGAATCTACGGCAATAACACCCGTTTTAACCAAGTTACAAACGCAAATGTTGTCAGACCCAGTTGGCCGACAAATATTAAGAGAAAGACCGAGAATCACATCCACGTCATTAGATCTAGATAAGCTCAGAGAGCTACCAGATAATACAATTGGTAAGACGTATGTCAATTGGTTGGATAGGGAAGGTGTTAGTCCTGATACAAGAGTTCCTGTAAAATATATCgatgacgaagaattaGCATacatttatcaaagataCAGAGAATGTCATGATTTTTACCATTCTATAACAGGATTACCGATAATAATAGAAGGGGAGATTGCAGTtaaaatattagaatttatgaatattGGAATCCCTATGTCTGGATTAGGGGCTTTGTTTGCTCCTTTGAGATTAAAACCTAGTCAAAAAGAACGcttgtataatatttattatccTTGGGGATTCAAGAGTGGTCTTAATTCAAAACCTTTGATTAATGTGTACTGggaaaatattttagagGAAGATATAAACGAGTTTAGACATAAAATGGGAATTGAACAACCTCCAGACTTGAGAAATTTAAGGAAAAAGTACttcgaagaattaaaaaagaaaaagaaggtCTAA
- a CDS encoding DEHA2G15818p (weakly similar to uniprot|Q06001 Saccharomyces cerevisiae YLR238w FAR10 Protein involved in G1 cell cycle arrest in response to pheromone), producing MTNTYLPIHLDVKKSITKNPSNSNDVSANNEVVNRRRSNSQSQVISTPTTSSRSKEKPNKRNHVLYFVTLTPLNDTFIKKQLSVPFFPETRKLGRPAGSKVKPDITNGFFDSRVLSRSHAAMFIDASSGKVMLKDLGSSNGTYVNEERIGNDPVEIKIGDIIYLGFNIQADTNHKQISAKVENINVMQNFYTSSSTIPSSFNFKNQSTMDTPEFKHYNFIQDIISKLPNTNKAIKSNERHLSFENALFGDINPNLEDTLLGLNSSGNCGIFNNAQITNASSLDSVIRALTANLSKIRHQNNALSTLEEFIIDYQTRLNELNSNFLKQEFESKLKKFEDQISEEKNQTQEIKDKHKSYKADACQLADQLRREVSILTDEKYALNQKINEIDKLHEKDLKSSKKELIQANEVFNIENSTSNDFDIDITNSNGKDVREIIKSPSIDDDKKQEVIHSSEVASNDKNIQDCKHYALSDIMDIDCSIMEVSDEKKIENQPKLTPPMSDNESETSRNISNTTDNSTDIKPGSSINSPDKGINHKKGSYSAMLQLLPLKDKITIALYFTLLALIIQSIERNRGMVFGLSMILFIDIFQRLSTQN from the coding sequence ATGACAAACACGTACTTGCCTATTCACTTGGACGttaaaaaatcaattacgAAAAATCCATCTAATCTGAATGATGTATCAGCAAATAACGAAGTTGTTAACCGAAGGAGATCAAATTCACAGTCCCAAGTAATATCCACGCCGACGACACTGAGTCGAAGTAAGGAAAAGCCAAACAAAAGAAACCATGTACTATATTTTGTGACTCTAACTCCATTGAATGATACATTCATTAAGAAGCAGTTACTGGTACCATTTTTTCCTGAAACTAGAAAGCTTGGTAGGCCGGCTGGGTCGAAAGTTAAACCAGACATTACCAATGGATTCTTTGATTCACGAGTTCTAAGTAGAAGCCATGCAGCTATGTTTATTGATGCATCTAGTGGCAAGGTAATGCTAAAGGATTTGGGATCATCTAATGGAACATATGTCAACGAAGAACGAATTGGTAATGATCCTGTTGAGATTAAGATTGGAGACATTATCTATTTGGGGTTCAATATCCAAGCGGATACAAATCATAAACAAATAAGTGCCAAAGTGGAAAACATCAATGTAATGCAAAACTTTTATACTTCATCTTCTACAATACcatcttcatttaattttaaaaaccAACTGACGATGGATACACCAGAATTCAAACActataattttattcaagaCATAATTTCCAAACTCCCGAATACAAACAAAGCAATCAAGTCTAATGAACGGCACCTATCTTTCGAAAATGCATTGTTTGGTGAtataaatccaaatttaGAAGATACCTTGTTAGGTTTAAATTCTAGCGGAAACTGTggaatattcaataatgcaCAAATTACGAATGCAAGTAGCTTGGATAGTGTAATAAGGGCTCTAACTGCAAATCTTTCCAAAATCAGACACCaaaataatgcattatcTACATTGGAAGAGTTCATAATAGATTATCAAACAAGATTGAATGAGCTTAACtccaattttttgaaacaGGAATTCGAAAGCAAATTAAAAAAGTTTGAGGACCAAATATCTGAAGAGAAAAATCAAACCCAAGAAATAAAGGACAAGCATAAAAGTTACAAAGCAGATGCTTGTCAACTTGCTGACCAATTACGTAGAGAAGTATCCATTCTAACTGATGAGAAATACGCATTGAATcagaaaattaatgaaattgataagTTGCATGAGAAAGATTTGAAGTCCAGTAAAAAGGAATTGATTCAAGCCAACGAAgtttttaatattgaaaattctacatcaaatgattttgatatcgATATCACTAACTCTAATGGTAAAGATGTAAGggaaattatcaaatcaCCGTCTATCGATGATGACAAGAAACAAGAAGTAATACATTCTTCCGAGGTTGCATCAAACGATAAAAATATCCAAGATTGTAAGCATTACGCTTTATCTGATATTATGGATATAGACTGTTCGATTATGGAAGTATCAGACGAAAAAAAGATCGAAAATCAACCAAAATTAACCCCTCCTATGTCAGATAATGAACTGGAAACATCAAGAAATATACTGAATACTACTGATAATTCAACAGATATAAAGCCAGGTAGTTCAATTAATTCCCCAGATAAAGGGATTAATCATAAGAAGGGCTCTTATTCCGCAATGTTGCAGCTTCTACCGCTAAAAGATAAGATAACAATTGCGTTATATTTTACACTCCTTGCATTAATTATTCAAAGCATAGAGAGGAACCGAGGTATGGTATTCGGATTATCTatgatattatttatagACATATTTCAAAGACTTTCTACTCAAAACTGA
- a CDS encoding DEHA2G15840p (weakly similar to uniprot|Q03954 Saccharomyces cerevisiae YDR201w SPC19 spindle pole body protein) translates to MSHTYNSLSNCISSLSASVALLNDSLKTIDNATKDIPRLKKVLSTNKVFGLVPESDLESAKRNIQNEIQPQINALVIKIEKELSKLKRKKTNLASKVDLQQVRLENAAKSNRDSLSGIKGITANRISKGDIDESKLARLKLLQNKKERLKYSLSRLNLQDKRARLSTIPSLPPHRDS, encoded by the coding sequence ATGTCTCATACTTATAATAGCTTATCGAATTGTATAAGCTCATTGAGTGCATCAGTTGCATTACTCAATGATTCTCTAAAGACCATAGACAATGCTACAAAAGATATACCACGATTAAAGAAGGTATTGAGCACCAATAAGGTTTTCGGTTTAGTACCAGAACTGGATCTAGAGAGTGCCAAAAGAAAcattcaaaatgaaattcaacCACAGATAAATGCATTGGTGATAAAGATAGAGAAAGAGTTGAGTAAGCTTAAGAGAAAGAAAACTAATTTGGCAAGCAAGGTTGATCTACAGCAAGTGCGATTAGAAAATGCCGCTAAAAGCAATAGAGACTCCTTAAGTGGTATAAAAGGAATTACCGCCAACAGAATCTCTAAAggtgatattgatgaacTGAAATTGGCTAGATTGAAGCTATTACAAAATAAGAAAGAACGCTTGAAATATAGCTTGTCGAGGCTAAACTTACAAGACAAAAGAGCAAGATTAAGTACAATCCCCTCATTACCTCCACACAGGGACTCATAA
- a CDS encoding DEHA2G15862p (similar to uniprot|Q06005 Saccharomyces cerevisiae YLR239C LIP2 Lipoyl ligase) — translation MSKCIIGRSSILFKRYNSTKCATKFTPLCENYKTLRHIHFPGITPFSQGQKIQNAMVNANLDFKKLESKIRKQQNEIASKGYKLNEYEDNLLKKILDMKPFPTLLTFEFENVYTGGKKMKKDSEIGSKIEEYEAMGCKFHQLERGGQITWHGQGQLVAYVILDLKQFSNLSVKCFVDSVLLKAIRETLKKNYSLDSFTNANPGVFMSEKDDKIASVGCNIQRAITSYGIALNISPDLKFLNTSPMCGLPDVSATSIKELKHDTNTTIKDAGFQYAKELAKLLNITTVEHMSGEDLKL, via the coding sequence ATGCTGAAATGTATTATAGGTAGAAGTAGCATACTCTTCAAGAGGTATAATAGCACCAAATGCGCTACTAAATTCACGCCGCTATGTGAAAATTACAAGACTTTAAGACATATTCATTTCCCAGGTATTACTCCATTTTCTCAAGGTCAAAAGATTCAAAATGCAATGGTAAATGCTAATTTAGATTTTAAGAAACTAGAATCAAAGATTAGAAAACAACAGAATGAAATAGCATCAAAAGGCTATAAGTTAAATGAATACGAAGATAATTTactaaaaaaaatacttgACATGAAACCGTTTCCAACTTTGTTAACTTTCGAATTTGAGAATGTTTATACTGGAGggaagaagatgaaaaaagATCTGGAAATCGGTTCAAAGATCGAAGAATATGAAGCTATGGGATGTAAATTCCACCAGCTTGAAAGAGGGGGGCAGATAACATGGCATGGACAGGGTCAATTGGTGGCATATGTTATTTTAGATTTAAAACAATTCCTGAATTTATCCGTTAAATGCTTCGTTGATTCTGTTTTATTGAAGGCAATTAGAGAAACCCttaaaaagaattatagtCTTGACAGTTTTACGAATGCCAATCCGGGAGTTTTTATGTCGGAAAAGGATGACAAGATCGCTTCTGTTGGCTGTAATATTCAGAGAGCTATTACGTCTTACGGAATCGCTTTAAACATTAGTCCAGATTTAAAATTCCTCAATACTTCCCCCATGTGTGGCTTGCCCGATGTTTCCGCTACATccattaaagaattaaaacATGATACTAATACTACCATTAAAGATGCGGGGTTTCAATACGCAAAGGAATTAGCCAAGTTACTCAACATAACGACTGTCGAGCATATGAGTGGAGAAGActtaaaattataa
- a CDS encoding DEHA2G15884p (some similarities with CA3117|IPF5363 Candida albicans), producing MAQYMSHTRSETTNSYMSSRNVKHRKNKKVNPLPSIVSTTVNKSKVASSESLPLKQDQIVKTKFTVTNDLKHKIRKNKEQHEPVIDTPEFKLLCKLFVPPKYLIHNDKIAVKQLYNNLPLIVPGAIESNNSQFNLNFELHLFLSSIVTHYITSWYLSKLNTDNLEFVRNVYNILSEFAKDFIRRFDIILSNGLLPLINELGSILNNHIEEIVTDSTSTNDIKFVDDYLRENMNRNTIKNADKDVKEIIKQYLADKHVIFENIEIQIPSEKVSETQHAEGNRIQYFRLIAKELITISFDSNNSYDDISQSTPTTSHITMSLLTILIADLIIDKLFKKIASPQFMLETIINNTFDTITKFSYKNEDAQSGNKNNGPRTIGSLIYNSFNNITHLIFNIHNISETYGSYNSTNILENSLFRLINTVTDLSSKKPLLASFLQFIKRTIMANKSTARIFDASSKWFIYNQVARSGILSDEFSCKILRSLREGVFKDDSDEDAKENIQEEKMTIESLSCKMVGILSNQIPNSIFAGKIITNIFRSSNETDEDLKRSISKFLKIFNFDISSMDNNSINEVCYLNQLLMIQWIDCIVSNLYPELTKK from the coding sequence ATGGCTCAGTATATGTCTCATACAAGACTGGAAACGACTAATAGTTATATGAGCTCTCGAAACGTTAAACACCGAAAGAATAAGAAAGTGAATCCACTTCCAAGCATAGTGAGTACCACTGTAAACAAATCTAAAGTTGCATCATCAGAATCTTTACCTTTGAAACAAGATCAAATAGTTAAGACCAAATTCACAGTAACGAATGACCTAAAACATAAAATAAGAAAGAATAAGGAGCAACATGAGCCAGTCATTGATACCCCTGAGTTTAAGCTCCTTTGCAAATTGTTTGTCCCTCCAAAATATCTTATACATAATGATAAGATCGCTGTAAAGCAATTATACAACAATTTACCTTTGATCGTACCAGGTGCCATCGAATCGAATAATTCCCAGTTTAACTTAAATTTTGAGTTGcatctttttctttcctCCATTGTCACACATTACATCACATCGTGGTATTTGAGCAAACTCAATACGGATAATCTAGAATTCGTACGAAAcgtatataatatattgtCCGAATTTGCTAAGGATTTCATCAGGagatttgatattatattacTGAACGGCTTACTTccattaattaatgaactTGGCTCAATACTAAACAATCATATCGAAGAAATAGTTACTGATTCTACTAGTACGaatgatatcaaatttgttgatgattatttgagAGAAAATATGAATAGAAATACTATTAAGAATGCAGATAAAGATGTGAAGGAAATCATTAAACAGTATTTAGCTGATAAGCATgttatatttgaaaatatagaGATTCAAATACCATCGGAAAAGGTATCAGAAACACAACATGCTGAAGGTAACCGAATACAATATTTCAGATTAATAGCAAAGGAATTAATAACTAtatcatttgattcaaataacAGTTATGATGATATTAGTCAATCAACACCAACAACGTCACATATAACAATGTCTTTGCTTACAATACTAATAGCCGATCTTATAATTGACaagttattcaagaaaatagCTTCACCTCAATTTATGTTAGAGACGATCATAAATAATACATTTGATACGATAACTAAGTTTTCATATAAGAACGAAGATGCTCAACTGGGCAACAAGAATAACGGGCCACGCACCATAGGAAGcttgatatataatagcttcaacaatattactcatttaatattcaaCATACACAACATATCCGAAACCTATGGATCTTATAATAGTACAAATATTCTAGAAAATTCACTTTTCCGATTGATTAATACTGTCACAGACTTGTCTAGTAAAAAGCCATTGCTTGCAAgctttcttcaattcattaaaagaACTATCATGGCCAATAAATCAACTGCAAGAATATTTGACGCTAGCAGTAAGtggtttatttataatcAAGTTGCTAGGTCCGGAATACTTAGTGATGAATTCAGTTGCAAAATTCTAAGGAGTTTACGAGAAGGTGTATTTAAAGATGACAGCGACGAAGATGCTAAggaaaatattcaagaagaaaaaatgaCGATAGAAAGTCTTTCTTGTAAAATGGTTGGGATTTTGTCAAATCAGATCCCTAATTCAATATTCGCTGGGAAGATAATTACCAATATTTTTAGATCTTCTAATGAGACAGACgaagatttgaaaaggTCAATCAGCAagtttttaaaaattttcaattttgatatttcttcgatggataataattcaattaacGAAGTATGTTACTTGAATCAATTGCTTATGATTCAATGGATAGACTGTATTGTTTCAAACTTGTATCCAGAATTAACGAAGAAATAA
- a CDS encoding DEHA2G15906p (weakly similar to CA2422|IPF14997 Candida albicans), which translates to MSSKEDIQFMNHILWNKEVYNYVIHLKRLDIKEGDENANKLINTLELFAFGDYSHFLSYQNYYIVLDSVLLIKLIRLTILSAAMQEGSSIQIDKLLTEYKLGQAIEHYIEITGENISKDLIFEKICIDMVDDSIIDIKFNDIENTVVIGKTNVIRDSFDNNTTALRILKEKEISGKNLANALINLQEWFEKSLDPTKTGIDAQIDNMNKRQMKDINLRKRKPSDNCSL; encoded by the coding sequence ATGAGTTCCAAGGAAGACATCCAATTCATGAATCACATTTTATGGAATAAAGAGGTATATAATTATGTGATACATTTAAAAAGACttgatattaaagaagGCGACGAGAATGCTAATAAGCTTATAAATACTTTGGAATTGTTTGCATTTGGAGATTATCTGCATTTTCTTTCGTACCAGAATTATTACATAGTATTGGATTCtgtattattgattaaattgatcagattaacaatattatcTGCAGCAATGCAAGAAGGGCTGTCAATACAAATAGACAAATTGCTTACAGAATATAAACTAGGACAAGCAATTGAGcattatattgaaattacaGGCGAAAATATTTCCAAGGAtctaatatttgaaaaaatatgCATTGATATGGTAGATGATTCgataattgatattaagTTCAACGATATAGAGAATACTGTTGTTATAGGTAAAACGAACGTAATTCGAGATTCATTTGACAATAACACCACAGCATTACGAATTCTTAAAGAAAAGGAGATATCTGGTAAAAATTTAGCTAATGccttaataaatttgcaaGAATGGTTTGAAAAAAGCCTCGACCCTACGAAAACAGGCATAGACGctcaaattgataatatgaACAAGAGGCAGATGAAGGACATAAACCTAAGGAAGAGGAAACCTTCTGATAACTGTTCACTTTAA